From Oceanispirochaeta sp.:
TTTCGGATCCTGGGCGGGTCCGGTGGAAAGAGACCGCTGGAGGCTGAACAAGGTCAGAGAACGGCTGCGCCAGATTCCCCTGGGGGGAACCGCCATCGGGACTGGATTTTCCGCTCCCCGGAGCTACGTTTTTGCCGCAGAAAAAGCCCTGCGGAAGATAACCGGCTTACCCCTGTGCCGGAGTCAGAACCTCTGCGACCAGGTGGCCCATTGGGACTCCCTGGCAGAAAGTGCCCGGGCCCTGGGTCTCTGTGCCGAAAACCTGGTGAAATGGACGGGAGACCTTCTCCTCTACTCCTCCTCCTTTCTGAGTGAGATATGCCAGGAGGAACAGCAGTACGGCTCTACCATCATGCCCGCCAAGGCCAATCCGGTGCTCATCGAGCTGATCAGAGGCTTGAGCCTGGAGGTCTGTTCTGCGGCGGAACTGCTCTGCCGCTACGCCAGCGAAGGCCAGTTGCAGCTCAATGCCTACCTGCCTTTTATGGCAGAACAGATGATCCGGATATCTGAAAAACTGGGAAAGGCCCTGACTACCGCCTCCGAGAGTCTCCTGCCGGCATTGAAACCCGACAGGGCTCTGCTGGAGGAACACCTGGTCAACTCTCCGGCCCTGTTGAATGCGTTGAGAGAGCCCCTGGGCTACCAGGGAGTCAAAGACCTGCTCCCGGAACTCAGAAAGGCAGGCCTCAAAGACAGACAGGAGCTGATTTTCTGGCTGGCAGAGCAAACAGACCTCGGTTTAAGTGATCTGGAACAGCGCTTTCACCTGCACCATCTCACATCAGGAGGAAATTAATGAGTCAGACAGAAACAGCCCTGGCAGAAATGCACCACTTCGTGCTCGCGGGGGTCCGGAATGCGGGGAAGTCCTCTCTTATGAACAACCTGTTTCAAAAAGAAGTGGCCATCGCCTCAGGAACTCCCGGAACCACCACAGATCCGGTGACCCGGAAAATTGAATTGGGAAAACTGGGACTCTGTTCCCTGACGGACACGGCCGGACTGGACGACAGGGGAAATCTGGGTGAACAGAGGATAAAGAAGAGCCGGGAAAGGATGCAGAATGCCGACCTGATCCTCTTTGTCAGCCCTGCGGATCGTCCTCTCTGCGAGGAAGAAAAAGAACTGAAAACCTGGCTGGAAGAACAGAAACGTCCCTGGCTGGGAGTGTTAACCTTTTCAGACAGGCCTGTGTCCGAGGAGAAAGAGGGCTTTTTCCCCCCGGACAGGCAGATTCGAGTCGATAACTCCAACCCCGACTCCACCCTGGCTTTGATAAGCCGGATGGAACAGTTCAGCCAGAGTCTTACAAGAGAAATGACCCCCGTGGAGGGGCTGGTACAGGAGCAGGATCTGGTGATTCTGGTGACTCCCATCGACCTGGCCGCCCCGGCGGGTCGGCTCATCATGCCTCAGGTGGAAACCATCCGGGATCTGCTGGACCGGGACTGTGCCACCCTCATCGTCAAGGAGAGGGAGCTCTATCATTTTTATCATAAGCTGGGGATCAGGCCTGCTCTGGTGATCACCGACAGTCAGGCCTTTCATAAGG
This genomic window contains:
- a CDS encoding lyase family protein, encoding MKHYGSETEKALSILGTGQTPRVLIRAYGEVNLACLRAQQEQASLYPPDFFLLLEEAALEVIEGRHDDQFPLPLTQGGAGTSLHMNICEVLASLANSRSDGDFRAQPLEHIGLFQSTNDTFSTAVILMSFRILEDVEEQTVRLQEELVSRETLYQEWIMTGRTELQDALPMTLGQLFGSWAGPVERDRWRLNKVRERLRQIPLGGTAIGTGFSAPRSYVFAAEKALRKITGLPLCRSQNLCDQVAHWDSLAESARALGLCAENLVKWTGDLLLYSSSFLSEICQEEQQYGSTIMPAKANPVLIELIRGLSLEVCSAAELLCRYASEGQLQLNAYLPFMAEQMIRISEKLGKALTTASESLLPALKPDRALLEEHLVNSPALLNALREPLGYQGVKDLLPELRKAGLKDRQELIFWLAEQTDLGLSDLEQRFHLHHLTSGGN
- the hydF gene encoding [FeFe] hydrogenase H-cluster maturation GTPase HydF, with protein sequence MSQTETALAEMHHFVLAGVRNAGKSSLMNNLFQKEVAIASGTPGTTTDPVTRKIELGKLGLCSLTDTAGLDDRGNLGEQRIKKSRERMQNADLILFVSPADRPLCEEEKELKTWLEEQKRPWLGVLTFSDRPVSEEKEGFFPPDRQIRVDNSNPDSTLALISRMEQFSQSLTREMTPVEGLVQEQDLVILVTPIDLAAPAGRLIMPQVETIRDLLDRDCATLIVKERELYHFYHKLGIRPALVITDSQAFHKVAADIPEDQPLTSFSLLFARKKGDPAWFIRSLKALQNFPEDGRVLVMEACSHHRQAEDLGTVKIPRLFRQMVSSRVEFAHSRSLPENPDEWDLIIHCGGCMTTQKAMDSRLELFRSRDIPVLNYGLFLAWANGLLPRALEPSPDLIELYHRE